The following proteins are encoded in a genomic region of Hymenobacter siberiensis:
- a CDS encoding aldo/keto reductase encodes MKTRQLGRSGLTVSALGLGCMGMSDFYAGQDDAESTRTLHRALELGVTFFDTADMYGPFKNEELVGRAFKGKRDGIILATKFGIQRDLNDPTRRGINGRPEYVKAACEASLKRLGTDHIDLYYQHRVDPNTPIEETVGAMSRLVEEGKVRFLGLSEAAPATVRRAVAVHPIAALQTEYSLWSREPEDEILPTMRELGVGFVPYSPLGRGFLTGQIKRFEDLAEDDYRRHTPRFQGENFQKNLDLVARINDLAKQKHCTASQLALAWVLAQGEEIVPIPGTKRVKYLEENLGALEVELTKDELAQLDEIAPKGKAAAGQRYPEAMMGSVNG; translated from the coding sequence ATGAAAACCCGCCAACTGGGCCGCTCCGGCCTTACTGTATCGGCCCTAGGCCTGGGCTGCATGGGCATGTCCGACTTCTACGCCGGTCAGGACGATGCCGAAAGCACCCGCACCCTGCACCGCGCTCTGGAACTGGGCGTCACGTTCTTCGATACCGCCGATATGTACGGCCCCTTCAAAAACGAGGAGCTGGTGGGCCGCGCTTTCAAAGGCAAGCGTGACGGCATCATCCTGGCCACCAAATTCGGCATTCAGCGCGACCTCAATGACCCCACCCGGCGCGGCATCAACGGCCGGCCCGAATACGTGAAAGCAGCCTGCGAGGCCAGTCTCAAGCGCCTCGGCACCGACCACATCGACCTGTACTACCAGCATCGCGTGGATCCCAACACGCCCATCGAGGAAACTGTGGGGGCTATGAGCCGCTTGGTGGAGGAGGGCAAAGTGCGCTTTCTGGGCCTGAGTGAGGCCGCGCCGGCCACCGTGCGCCGGGCCGTAGCCGTGCACCCCATCGCGGCCCTACAAACTGAATATTCGCTTTGGAGCCGCGAGCCGGAAGATGAGATTCTGCCCACCATGCGCGAGCTGGGTGTGGGCTTCGTGCCGTATTCGCCGCTGGGCCGGGGCTTCCTCACGGGCCAGATTAAGCGCTTCGAAGACCTGGCCGAGGACGACTATCGCCGCCACACACCCCGCTTCCAGGGCGAAAACTTCCAGAAAAACCTCGATTTAGTGGCCCGAATCAATGACCTGGCCAAGCAGAAACATTGCACCGCTAGCCAGCTGGCCCTGGCCTGGGTGCTGGCCCAAGGCGAGGAAATTGTGCCCATCCCCGGCACCAAGCGCGTGAAATATTTGGAAGAGAACCTGGGCGCACTGGAAGTGGAACTGACCAAGGACGAGCTGGCCCAACTGGATGAAATCGCGCCGAAGGGCAAAGCCGCCGCCGGCCAGCGATACCCCGAGGCCATGATGGGCTCGGTGAACGGGTAA
- a CDS encoding SCO family protein yields the protein MFKRLLLLAPLAATLLTTACTEPPKEAATLPIMGERDVRPRADGGPADTVFATVPRFRLVDQAGQTITNQTFAGRAYVADFFFATCPGICPKMQAELLKVYAKFGQDPRLSILSHTIDPAHDTIPVLKDYAQRLGITDASRWHFATTGAHGEPTAKDTVFQLAKAYFTAAQPDQQAPGGFAHNGTFALVDDQGRIRGLYDSLNPKEVTRLLAEIPVLLTEIDGRKKGVTGK from the coding sequence ATGTTCAAACGCCTCCTGCTGCTGGCCCCGCTGGCCGCCACCCTGCTCACCACCGCCTGCACCGAGCCGCCTAAAGAAGCCGCCACACTGCCCATTATGGGCGAGCGCGACGTGCGCCCCCGCGCCGACGGCGGCCCCGCCGATACCGTGTTTGCCACCGTGCCCCGGTTCCGCCTCGTGGACCAGGCCGGCCAGACCATTACCAACCAAACCTTCGCCGGCCGGGCCTACGTGGCCGATTTCTTCTTCGCCACCTGCCCGGGCATTTGTCCCAAAATGCAGGCTGAGCTGCTGAAAGTGTACGCCAAGTTCGGCCAGGACCCGCGCCTGTCTATCCTGTCGCACACCATCGACCCGGCCCACGACACTATCCCCGTGCTCAAGGACTACGCCCAGCGCCTCGGCATCACGGATGCCAGCCGCTGGCACTTTGCCACCACCGGGGCCCACGGCGAACCCACGGCCAAGGACACGGTATTTCAGCTGGCTAAAGCCTACTTCACCGCCGCCCAGCCCGACCAGCAGGCCCCCGGCGGCTTCGCCCACAACGGTACCTTCGCCCTCGTGGACGACCAGGGCCGTATTCGCGGCCTCTACGACAGCCTCAATCCCAAGGAAGTGACCCGCCTGCTGGCCGAAATCCCGGTGCTGCTGACCGAGATTGACGGGCGCAAAAAGGGCGTGACCGGGAAGTAA
- a CDS encoding c-type cytochrome, translating into MPFRPQFLLPALLLLLSGCFSNNRHQGEKLYVQHCASCHGDQGQGLARLIPPLAGADYLVDHRDELACLLRNGQNEVIVVNGVGYHNIMPGNKGLSPAQLTNLLNYIESHWGNEGAPRTISDVQAQIDKCH; encoded by the coding sequence ATGCCCTTTCGCCCCCAATTTCTGCTCCCAGCCTTGCTCCTGCTGCTCTCCGGCTGCTTCAGCAACAACCGCCACCAGGGCGAAAAGCTCTATGTCCAGCACTGCGCCAGCTGCCACGGCGACCAGGGCCAGGGCCTGGCCCGCCTAATCCCGCCGCTGGCCGGGGCCGACTACCTGGTGGACCACCGCGACGAGCTGGCCTGCCTGCTCCGCAATGGGCAGAACGAGGTAATTGTGGTGAACGGCGTTGGCTACCACAACATCATGCCCGGCAACAAGGGCCTGAGCCCCGCCCAGCTCACCAATTTGCTCAACTACATTGAGAGCCACTGGGGCAACGAAGGAGCTCCGCGCACTATTAGTGACGTGCAGGCTCAGATTGATAAGTGCCACTGA
- a CDS encoding enhanced serine sensitivity protein SseB C-terminal domain-containing protein, translating to MGLFDFLKNKPGDETPATPAAPSTSSAPAEKPAGGPRYQGAKFTAPVEGVPAVPTFQMPEPEPFPFEPQNVLEQLLLLAATDENARPAFYQALLQEEILMILAPMEGIGTGEVVLAEGQEIQLQILNDGKLPIFSSPPRLTDGGVDNGLVSYVRIPGHAFFNMVQGQDCVLNPFSPAGKLLPKDELAALLNGQLTGPLSPAGGDAEVMLSQPADYPQAVADAIAAWAVTQPHIEAAFLAQMQLANNPEVPRLLLAFTSTAADPSFMQDLGPVLQGQTDAFQFVDLMLLDMNSEEGVNPYFRTIEPFYKAG from the coding sequence ATGGGCCTCTTCGACTTCCTCAAAAACAAACCCGGCGACGAAACGCCAGCTACTCCTGCTGCTCCCTCCACATCTTCGGCCCCGGCCGAAAAGCCCGCCGGCGGTCCCCGCTACCAGGGTGCCAAGTTCACGGCCCCGGTAGAGGGCGTGCCGGCCGTGCCCACCTTCCAGATGCCCGAGCCGGAGCCTTTCCCCTTCGAACCCCAGAACGTGCTGGAGCAGCTGCTGCTGCTGGCCGCAACGGACGAAAACGCCCGCCCCGCCTTTTATCAGGCGCTGTTGCAGGAAGAAATCCTGATGATTCTGGCGCCCATGGAAGGCATCGGGACCGGCGAGGTCGTGCTCGCCGAAGGCCAGGAAATCCAGCTGCAGATTCTCAACGATGGTAAGCTACCCATCTTCTCCTCACCCCCCCGCCTCACCGATGGCGGCGTGGATAATGGCCTGGTGAGCTACGTCCGCATTCCCGGCCATGCGTTCTTTAACATGGTGCAGGGCCAAGACTGCGTGCTGAACCCCTTCTCGCCCGCCGGCAAGCTCCTGCCCAAGGACGAATTGGCGGCCCTGCTCAACGGCCAGCTCACCGGCCCGCTCTCGCCGGCCGGCGGCGATGCCGAGGTGATGTTGAGCCAGCCCGCCGACTACCCACAGGCCGTGGCCGACGCCATTGCCGCCTGGGCCGTTACCCAGCCCCACATCGAAGCCGCCTTCCTGGCCCAGATGCAGCTGGCCAACAACCCCGAGGTGCCCCGCCTGCTCCTCGCCTTTACCAGCACCGCCGCCGACCCCAGCTTTATGCAGGACCTCGGCCCCGTGCTTCAGGGCCAGACCGATGCCTTCCAGTTTGTGGATTTGATGCTGCTGGATATGAATTCGGAAGAGGGCGTGAACCCGTACTTCCGCACCATTGAGCCGTTTTACAAAGCGGGTTAA
- a CDS encoding M20/M25/M40 family metallo-hydrolase: MKLAALLLALVPFAALAQKPAPLLPPADPAIQKLVDEISAKNLEADIRKLVSFGTRHTLSDTQSPTRGIGAARNYVRDEFLKYSKAGGGRMTVEMDTFTIKPDGRRINKPVLMANVLATLPGTDPTDTRIILVSGHIDSRVSDVMNATADAPGANDDGSGTVLVMELARVLAGQKFPCTLKFVAVQGEEQGLYGSSHLAERAKKEGWNLVAMLNNDIVGNSHGFDPIINDGTQVRVFSEGVPANETNDQAKVRRQLSSENDAPSRQVARYIQRTAQLYGRGHKVALEYRPDRFLRGGDHTPFNQQGFAAVRFTEMNEDYTHQHQDLRTEKGRAYGDVTEGVDFAYLRRNAGINLATMASLALAPAAPAKVEVLTANLTNRTELRWEAPATGPKPSSYVVLVRETSAPQWQQRFSVAGLTADFPISKDNFIFGVVSVDAAGHESVAVLPVVGR; the protein is encoded by the coding sequence ATGAAACTCGCCGCACTCCTCCTGGCCCTCGTGCCCTTCGCCGCTCTCGCCCAAAAGCCCGCCCCGCTCCTGCCCCCCGCCGACCCGGCCATTCAAAAGCTGGTGGATGAAATCTCGGCCAAAAACCTCGAGGCCGATATCCGCAAGCTCGTTTCCTTCGGCACGCGGCATACGCTGAGCGACACGCAGAGCCCCACGCGCGGCATCGGCGCGGCCCGCAACTACGTGCGCGATGAGTTCTTAAAATACAGCAAAGCCGGCGGCGGAAGAATGACCGTCGAGATGGACACCTTTACCATCAAGCCCGACGGCCGCCGCATCAACAAGCCCGTGCTGATGGCCAACGTGCTGGCCACCCTGCCCGGCACCGACCCCACCGACACCCGCATCATCCTGGTGAGCGGCCACATCGACTCCCGCGTTTCGGACGTGATGAACGCCACCGCCGATGCCCCCGGGGCCAACGACGACGGCTCGGGCACCGTGCTGGTGATGGAGCTGGCCCGCGTGCTGGCCGGTCAAAAATTCCCCTGCACCCTCAAATTCGTAGCCGTGCAGGGCGAAGAGCAGGGCCTCTACGGCTCCAGCCACCTGGCCGAGCGGGCCAAAAAAGAAGGCTGGAACCTGGTTGCGATGCTCAACAACGACATCGTGGGCAACTCGCACGGCTTCGACCCCATCATCAACGATGGTACCCAGGTGCGCGTATTCAGCGAAGGCGTGCCGGCCAACGAGACGAACGACCAAGCCAAAGTGCGCCGCCAGCTCAGCAGCGAGAACGATGCGCCCAGCCGCCAGGTAGCCCGCTACATTCAGCGCACGGCCCAGCTCTACGGCCGGGGCCACAAAGTGGCCCTGGAGTACCGCCCCGACCGCTTCCTGCGCGGCGGCGACCACACGCCCTTCAACCAGCAGGGCTTCGCCGCCGTCCGCTTCACCGAGATGAATGAGGACTACACCCACCAGCACCAGGACCTGCGCACCGAAAAAGGCCGCGCCTACGGCGATGTAACCGAGGGCGTGGACTTCGCCTACCTGCGCCGCAATGCCGGCATCAACCTCGCCACCATGGCATCGCTGGCACTGGCCCCCGCCGCCCCGGCCAAGGTTGAAGTCCTCACTGCCAACCTCACCAACCGCACCGAGCTGCGCTGGGAAGCGCCCGCCACGGGCCCCAAGCCCAGCAGCTACGTGGTGCTGGTGCGCGAAACCAGCGCCCCGCAGTGGCAGCAGCGTTTCTCCGTTGCGGGCCTAACGGCTGATTTCCCCATCAGCAAGGACAATTTTATCTTCGGCGTGGTGAGCGTGGATGCCGCCGGTCACGAGAGTGTGGCCGTGCTGCCGGTGGTGGGGCGGTAG
- a CDS encoding slipin family protein: protein MLLYILLLVVALLLTGIRVAQEYERALVFRLGRFTGLRGPGLYWIIPFIERQQTIDIRTKTVDLEQQETITKDSVTIKVNAVLWFRVVNPADAIIKVANFNQAVYQLAVTALRNIIGQNQLDEVLRGRQEINAALLHIVDAATENWGVKIEMVEIKDVEIPESMQRAMAREAEAIREKRARIIKAEAELEASIKLTQGALEMEKSPIALELRRMQMLAEIGIDNNTTTVVLIPSEFTNAAKSFSQMVQQQGDRPTA from the coding sequence ATGTTGCTGTACATCCTATTACTCGTTGTTGCCCTTCTCCTCACCGGCATTCGCGTGGCGCAGGAATACGAGCGGGCGCTGGTGTTTCGGCTAGGCCGGTTCACGGGGCTGCGCGGGCCGGGGCTGTACTGGATAATCCCGTTTATTGAGCGCCAGCAGACCATTGATATTCGCACCAAAACCGTGGATTTGGAGCAGCAGGAAACCATTACGAAGGACAGCGTGACCATTAAGGTGAACGCCGTGCTGTGGTTCCGGGTGGTGAATCCGGCCGATGCCATTATCAAAGTAGCCAATTTCAACCAGGCAGTTTACCAGCTGGCCGTCACGGCGTTGCGCAACATCATCGGCCAGAACCAATTGGACGAGGTATTGCGTGGCCGCCAGGAAATAAATGCCGCGCTGCTGCATATCGTAGATGCCGCGACCGAAAACTGGGGCGTGAAGATTGAGATGGTGGAAATCAAGGACGTGGAAATTCCGGAATCCATGCAGCGGGCCATGGCGCGCGAAGCCGAGGCCATCCGCGAAAAGCGGGCCCGCATCATCAAGGCTGAGGCCGAATTGGAAGCGTCGATAAAGCTCACGCAGGGCGCGCTGGAAATGGAAAAGAGCCCCATCGCCCTGGAATTGCGCCGCATGCAGATGCTGGCCGAAATCGGCATCGACAACAATACGACGACGGTGGTGCTCATCCCGTCGGAATTCACGAACGCGGCTAAAAGCTTCTCGCAGATGGTGCAGCAACAGGGTGATAGGCCCACTGCTTAA
- a CDS encoding DUF2911 domain-containing protein, with the protein MKYAPQLLAAGLLLAATAQAQTRLTIPPLSPTTRIHQNFSTSYIDLTYSRPSLRGRTAFGGVVPNGTVWRLGANTITKVRFGEEVKIGGQTVPAGAYALLAIPDAKEWTFVLNRDTAQWGTYEYKQALDVVRVQAKPTKLAAPIETMGLTVENLRPASADLVLAWDRTQVALPITADPDRVVMAQIEQAMKGDKKPYVQAAQYYYSTGKDLTPAIGWFDEYIKANPTEYYGYYWKAKLLQKAGKNKEAIEAANKSLALLKDDKNEVSKTEYTRLNQEVLAAAGAKK; encoded by the coding sequence ATGAAATACGCACCACAACTTCTCGCCGCCGGCTTGCTGCTGGCCGCCACCGCCCAGGCGCAAACCAGGCTCACCATTCCGCCCCTGAGCCCGACCACGCGCATCCACCAGAATTTCTCCACGTCCTACATCGACCTGACGTATTCGCGGCCCTCACTGCGCGGCCGCACGGCGTTTGGCGGCGTGGTGCCCAACGGCACGGTGTGGCGCCTGGGAGCCAACACCATCACCAAAGTGCGCTTTGGCGAGGAAGTGAAAATAGGGGGCCAGACGGTGCCCGCCGGGGCCTACGCCCTGCTGGCCATTCCCGACGCGAAGGAGTGGACCTTCGTGCTGAACCGCGACACCGCCCAGTGGGGCACCTACGAGTACAAGCAGGCCCTCGACGTAGTGCGCGTGCAAGCTAAACCCACCAAGCTGGCCGCGCCCATCGAAACCATGGGCCTGACCGTGGAAAACCTCCGCCCCGCCTCCGCCGACCTCGTCCTGGCCTGGGACCGCACACAGGTAGCGCTGCCCATCACCGCCGACCCCGACCGCGTGGTGATGGCCCAGATTGAGCAGGCCATGAAGGGCGACAAAAAGCCCTACGTGCAGGCTGCGCAGTATTACTACAGCACCGGCAAAGACCTCACGCCCGCCATCGGCTGGTTTGATGAGTACATCAAAGCCAACCCCACCGAGTATTACGGCTACTACTGGAAGGCCAAACTGCTGCAAAAAGCGGGCAAAAACAAGGAAGCCATCGAAGCTGCCAATAAGTCGCTGGCGCTGTTGAAGGACGATAAAAATGAGGTGTCGAAAACCGAATACACGCGCCTGAACCAAGAGGTGCTGGCTGCTGCTGGCGCGAAGAAATAG
- a CDS encoding SDR family oxidoreductase has protein sequence MKILLTGATGYIGQRLLPLLAAAGHEVVCLVRDPRRFSLPDTLPETLHARVTVAKGDLLRPKSLAAMPTDIDAAYYLVHSMSGGNEDFFQQEQQSAQHFTDYLNTTTARQVIYLSGIANDHDLSVHLRSRRAVENVLTKATHAKLTVLRASIIIGSGSASFEIIRDLVEKLPVMVTPRWLNSRCQPIGIRDIMFYLTEVLDNPACFGRAFDVGGPDVLTYRQMLLGLAAERGYKRWIVTVPVLTPRLSSWWLYLVTSTTFSLAQSLVESLKNDTVCDPGKSISAVIPHQPMSYRAALALAFTRIEQNEVVSSWSDALSSGTMRQNYMDAIQIPKNGMFFDRQLMPFRRPVAEVLDNIWRIGGDRGWYKTDWLWRIRGLMDKAVGGVGLRRGRRSPNRLRAGDPLDFWRVLVADKVGKRLLLYAEMKLPGEAWLQFRILDQPDGSHAVEQLAAYRPRGLAGRLYWYAVLPFHGIIFKGMVKNLVEFQSDLKSQNTPD, from the coding sequence ATGAAAATCCTCCTCACCGGCGCCACGGGCTATATCGGCCAGCGCCTGCTGCCATTGCTGGCCGCGGCGGGCCACGAGGTGGTGTGCCTCGTGCGCGACCCGCGCCGCTTTTCCCTACCCGATACGCTGCCCGAAACCCTGCACGCCCGGGTAACGGTGGCCAAAGGCGACTTGCTACGGCCCAAATCCCTGGCTGCCATGCCCACCGACATCGACGCGGCGTACTACCTGGTGCATTCCATGAGCGGCGGCAACGAGGATTTTTTTCAGCAGGAACAGCAGTCGGCGCAGCATTTTACCGACTACCTCAACACGACTACCGCCCGGCAGGTCATCTATCTTTCCGGCATTGCCAACGACCACGACCTGAGCGTGCACCTGCGTTCGCGCCGCGCCGTAGAAAACGTGCTCACCAAAGCCACCCACGCCAAGCTCACAGTGCTGCGCGCCAGTATCATCATCGGCTCGGGCTCGGCCTCGTTCGAGATTATCCGGGATTTAGTGGAGAAGCTGCCGGTGATGGTGACGCCGCGCTGGCTGAACTCGCGCTGCCAACCCATTGGCATTCGCGATATTATGTTCTACCTAACCGAGGTATTGGACAACCCCGCCTGCTTCGGCCGGGCCTTCGACGTGGGCGGGCCCGATGTGCTCACCTACCGCCAGATGCTGCTGGGCCTGGCCGCCGAGCGCGGCTACAAGCGCTGGATTGTGACGGTACCCGTGCTCACGCCTCGGCTGTCGTCGTGGTGGCTGTACCTGGTCACGAGCACCACGTTTTCATTGGCCCAAAGCCTGGTCGAAAGCCTGAAAAACGATACCGTGTGCGACCCCGGCAAAAGTATCAGCGCCGTGATTCCGCACCAGCCCATGAGCTACCGGGCGGCTCTGGCCCTGGCCTTCACCCGCATCGAGCAGAACGAGGTGGTGAGCAGCTGGAGCGACGCGCTGAGCAGCGGCACCATGCGCCAGAACTACATGGATGCCATTCAAATCCCTAAAAACGGCATGTTCTTCGACCGCCAGCTCATGCCCTTCCGGCGGCCGGTGGCCGAGGTGCTGGACAATATCTGGCGCATCGGCGGCGACCGGGGCTGGTACAAAACCGACTGGCTCTGGCGCATTCGCGGGCTGATGGACAAGGCCGTGGGCGGCGTGGGCCTGCGCCGGGGCCGCCGCTCGCCCAACCGCCTGCGCGCCGGCGACCCGCTCGACTTCTGGCGCGTACTGGTGGCCGACAAGGTTGGCAAGCGCCTCCTGCTGTACGCCGAAATGAAGCTACCCGGCGAGGCCTGGCTGCAGTTCCGCATCCTGGACCAGCCCGATGGCAGCCACGCCGTAGAGCAGCTGGCCGCCTACCGCCCGCGCGGGCTGGCCGGGCGGTTGTACTGGTACGCGGTGCTGCCGTTCCACGGCATCATTTTCAAGGGCATGGTGAAGAACCTGGTGGAGTTTCAGTCCGATTTGAAAAGCCAGAATACACCGGATTAA
- a CDS encoding type IA DNA topoisomerase produces MIVCIAEKPSVAREIANVLGATRRMDGYMEGNGYQVTWTFGHFCQLKEPDDYQPEWKRWSLHNLPMIPDSFGIKLMRRDEGVVKQFNTIKKLVSEATEVINCGDAGQEGEVIQRWVLMEAKCRKPVKRLWISSLTEEAIRQGFANLREAKEFDSLYQAGKSRAVGDWLLGLNATRLFTLKYTTYQDKQLLSIGRVQTPTLALLVERWHEIQNFRSEPYWVLKTEYRGTLFSHMAAPDKAKDADAAPDTKSRLRAMGYFVTEEEAREALEAVRPTPLRVTDVEIKKGRESPPRLFDLTSLQVQCNNQLGLSAEDTLKIVQALYEKKAVSYPRVDTTFLPDDQYAKIPGIMRGIRGYEALTAPLLAAKIPKTPKVFNNNKVTDHHAIIPTGAAGPGGGMETSVYDIITRRFIAAFYPDCEVSNTTVLAEAAERPFRVRGRQILNPGWRVVYGDPIQQAAPKAPPAPGAAGAAAEADDDAVSTVLPSFVQGESGPHDPRLESKMTQPPKDYTEATLLRGMETAGRNIDDEELRQAMKENGIGRPSTRAAIIETLFKRNYIKREKKRIIPTPTGVELIGLIRNPTLKSAELTGQWEHKLRQIERGELSSEGFLGELSGLVKEMVQEVKQDNRGRMVTSGSAEIALKGKGEDLSVADGKSRTKTTNSSLSTLNSPPPPGNGLGYCPACKTGHVVRGKTAFGCVRFREGCTFRLPAEVHCKKLSDPQVKALLAKGRTPVMKGFVGAEGQKFDAAIGLDTAFQPILLQVADSKPGAAPDSGLIPCPVCKLGTMLKGKAAYGCSRFREDCQFRVAFEWGGKQLTETQLKQLLRKGETSVVKGFLSAKTGKKYDAALKVEEGRVVPVFA; encoded by the coding sequence GTGATAGTTTGCATTGCCGAAAAGCCCAGCGTCGCCCGTGAGATTGCCAACGTGCTGGGCGCCACCCGCCGCATGGACGGCTACATGGAAGGCAACGGCTACCAGGTGACCTGGACCTTCGGCCACTTCTGCCAGCTGAAGGAGCCCGACGACTACCAGCCCGAGTGGAAGCGCTGGAGTCTGCACAACCTGCCCATGATTCCCGACTCGTTCGGCATCAAGCTCATGCGCCGCGACGAGGGCGTGGTGAAGCAGTTCAATACCATCAAAAAGCTGGTGAGCGAGGCCACCGAAGTCATCAACTGCGGCGACGCCGGGCAGGAGGGCGAAGTGATTCAGCGCTGGGTGTTGATGGAGGCCAAGTGCCGCAAGCCCGTGAAGCGACTCTGGATTTCCTCGCTCACCGAGGAGGCCATCCGCCAGGGCTTTGCCAACCTGCGCGAGGCTAAGGAGTTCGACAGCCTCTACCAGGCCGGCAAGAGCCGCGCCGTGGGCGACTGGCTTCTGGGCCTGAACGCCACCCGCCTCTTCACCCTCAAATACACCACCTACCAGGACAAGCAGCTGCTGAGCATCGGCCGCGTACAAACCCCCACGCTGGCCCTGCTGGTCGAGCGCTGGCACGAAATCCAGAACTTCCGCTCCGAGCCGTATTGGGTGCTGAAGACCGAATACCGGGGCACTCTCTTCAGCCACATGGCCGCGCCCGACAAGGCCAAAGACGCCGACGCCGCGCCCGACACGAAGTCGCGGCTGCGCGCTATGGGCTACTTCGTGACCGAGGAAGAAGCCCGCGAAGCCCTTGAAGCCGTGCGCCCCACCCCGCTGCGCGTGACCGATGTGGAGATTAAGAAAGGCCGCGAATCCCCGCCGCGCCTCTTCGATTTGACCTCGCTGCAGGTGCAGTGCAACAACCAGTTGGGCCTCTCGGCCGAGGACACGCTGAAAATCGTGCAGGCCCTGTACGAGAAGAAGGCGGTGAGCTACCCGCGTGTGGACACCACCTTCCTGCCCGACGACCAGTACGCGAAAATCCCCGGTATTATGCGTGGCATCCGGGGCTACGAGGCGCTGACGGCGCCGCTGCTGGCCGCCAAGATTCCCAAAACGCCCAAGGTTTTCAACAACAACAAAGTCACCGACCACCACGCCATTATTCCAACGGGTGCGGCCGGCCCCGGCGGTGGCATGGAAACCAGCGTGTACGACATCATCACGCGTCGCTTCATCGCCGCCTTTTACCCCGATTGCGAGGTGAGTAACACCACCGTGCTGGCCGAAGCCGCCGAGCGCCCCTTCCGCGTGCGCGGCCGCCAGATTCTGAACCCCGGCTGGCGCGTCGTCTACGGCGACCCCATCCAGCAGGCCGCCCCCAAAGCCCCCCCCGCGCCGGGAGCCGCCGGGGCCGCAGCCGAAGCAGATGACGACGCGGTTTCGACTGTGCTGCCCAGCTTCGTGCAGGGCGAAAGCGGCCCGCACGACCCACGCCTGGAGAGCAAGATGACCCAGCCACCCAAGGACTACACCGAGGCCACGCTGCTGCGCGGCATGGAAACGGCCGGTCGCAACATCGACGACGAGGAGCTGCGCCAGGCCATGAAGGAAAACGGCATCGGCCGCCCCAGCACCCGCGCCGCCATCATCGAAACGCTGTTTAAGCGCAACTACATTAAGCGCGAAAAGAAACGCATTATCCCCACACCCACGGGGGTTGAACTGATTGGCCTGATTCGCAACCCCACATTGAAATCAGCGGAGCTCACCGGCCAGTGGGAGCACAAGCTGCGTCAGATTGAGCGGGGCGAATTATCATCGGAAGGCTTTCTGGGCGAGCTTTCGGGGCTGGTGAAGGAGATGGTGCAGGAAGTGAAGCAGGACAACCGTGGCCGTATGGTGACCTCCGGCAGCGCGGAAATAGCGTTAAAAGGTAAGGGTGAAGATTTAAGCGTTGCAGATGGCAAGAGCAGAACCAAAACTACCAACTCTTCACTCTCAACTCTTAACTCACCACCTCCCCCCGGAAATGGCCTGGGCTACTGCCCGGCCTGCAAAACCGGCCACGTCGTGCGCGGCAAAACCGCCTTTGGCTGCGTGCGTTTCCGTGAGGGCTGCACCTTCCGCCTGCCGGCCGAAGTGCACTGCAAGAAGCTCAGCGACCCGCAGGTGAAGGCCCTGCTCGCCAAAGGCCGCACGCCCGTGATGAAAGGCTTCGTGGGGGCTGAGGGCCAGAAGTTCGACGCCGCCATTGGCCTTGATACTGCTTTCCAGCCCATCCTGCTGCAGGTGGCCGACAGCAAGCCCGGCGCGGCCCCCGATTCGGGCCTCATTCCGTGCCCAGTGTGCAAGCTCGGCACCATGCTCAAGGGCAAGGCGGCTTACGGCTGCTCGCGCTTCCGCGAAGATTGCCAGTTCCGCGTAGCCTTCGAGTGGGGCGGCAAACAGCTCACCGAAACACAGCTCAAGCAGCTGCTGCGCAAGGGTGAAACCAGCGTGGTAAAAGGCTTTCTATCAGCCAAAACCGGCAAGAAGTATGATGCCGCGCTAAAGGTGGAGGAAGGGCGCGTGGTACCGGTGTTTGCCTAA